The following are from one region of the Gossypium hirsutum isolate 1008001.06 chromosome D03, Gossypium_hirsutum_v2.1, whole genome shotgun sequence genome:
- the LOC107927100 gene encoding LOW QUALITY PROTEIN: calpain-type cysteine protease DEK1 (The sequence of the model RefSeq protein was modified relative to this genomic sequence to represent the inferred CDS: inserted 1 base in 1 codon) has protein sequence MEGDGVALACLISGILFAVLGLASFSILWAVNWRPWRIYSWIFARKWPSILQGPQLGMLCALLSLVAWAIVLSPVVVLIMWGCWLIIILGRDIVGLAVIMAGIALLLAFYSIMLWWRTRWQSSRAVAFLLLLAVALLCAYELCAVYVTAGSSASERYSPSGFFFGVSAIALAINMLFICRMVFNGNGLDVDEYVRRAYKFAYSDSIEMGPVSCLPEPPDPNELYPREFSRASHLGLLYLGSLVVLLVYSILYGLTAKDAHWLGAITSAAVIILDWNMGACLYGFQLLKSRVVALFVAGTTRVFLICFGVHYWYLGHCISYAVVASVLLGAAVSRHFSATNPLAARRDALQSTVIRLREGFRRKEQNSSSSSSDGCGSSVKRSSSVEGGHSTNIIEGSSQSMVQCSDASNWNSLGYIQEGINSDKSVDSGRPSLAMHNSSHHSVVQENEVGTLEKNIDPNSSLMVCSSGGHDSQGCESSTSTSANQQMLDLNLALALQERLSDPRITSMLKRRARHGDRELTSLLQDKGLDPNFAMMLKEKSLDPTILALLQRSSLDADRDHRDNTDVTIVDSNSVDNAMPNQISLSEELRLQGLEKWLKLSRLVLHHIASTPERAWVLFSFVFIIETIIVAVFRPKTIKIINATHQQFEFGFAVLLLSPVVCSIMAFIRSLQGEETPLTPKPRRYGFVAWLLSTSVGLLLSFLSKSSVLLGLSLTVPLIVACLSVAIPIWIRNGYQFWVPQVQCAGFAGNHRHSGTKEVVVLTLCITVFAGSVLALGAIVSVKPLDDLRYKGLTGEQNNFTSPYASSAYLGWAMASAVALAVTGVLPIVSWFATYRFSLSSAICVSIFSVVLVAFCGASYLKIVKSRDDQVPTAGDFLAAFLPLVCIPALLSLCSGLLKWKDDGWKLSRGVYVFVTIGLLLLLAAISAVIVVIKPWTIGAAFLLLLLLIVLAIGVIHHWASNNFYLTRTQMFLVCFLAFLLGLAAFFVGWFQDKPFIGASVGYFSFLFLLAGRALTVLLSPPIVVYSPRVLPVYVYDAHADCGKNVSAAFLVLYGIALATEGWGVVASLTIYPPYAGAAVSAVTLVVAFGFAVSRPCLTLKMMEDAVHFLSKDTVVQAISRSATKTRNALSGTYSAPQRSASSAALLVGDPAATLDKGGNFVLPRDDVMKLRDRLRNEELVAGSFFHRMRYHRGFRREPTNDVDYRREMCAHARILALEEAIDTEWVYMWDKFGGYLLLLLGLTAKAERVQDEVRLSLFLDSIGFSDLSAKKIKKWMPEDRRQFEIIQESYIREKEMEEEILMQRREEEGRGKERRKALLEKEERKWKEIEASLISSIPNAGSREAAAMAAAVRAVGGDSVLEDSFARERVSSIARRIRTAQLARRAVQTGLSGAVCILDDEPTTSGRHCGQIDPSMCQSQKVSFSVAVMIQPESGPVCLLGTEFRKKVCWEILVAGSEQGIEAGQVGLRLITKGDRQTTVAKEWSISATSIADGRWHTVTMTIDADIGEATCYLDGGFDGYQTSLPLFVGTSIWEQGTEVWVGVRPPIDMDAFGRSDSEGAESKMHIMDVFLWGRCLNEDEVASLHTSICSTEFNLIDFPEDNWHWADSPPRVDEWDSDPADVDLYDRDDVDWDGQYSSGRKRRSEREGFVVHVDSFARRYRKPRIETQEEINQRMLSVELAVKEALSARGEMHFTDNEFPPNDQSLFIDPRYPPSKLQVVSEWMRPAEIVKGHLDSRPCLFSGAANPSDVCQGRLGDCWFLSAVAVLTEVSQISEVIITPEYNEEGIYTVRFCIQGEWVPVVVDDWIPCESLGKPAFATSRKGNELWVSILEKAYAKLHGSYEALEGGLVQDALVDLTGGAGEEIDMRSPQAQIDLASGRLWSQLLRFKQEGFLLGAGSPSGSDVHVSSSGIVQGHAYSLLQVREVDGHKLVQIRNPWANEVEWNGPWSDSSSEWTDRMRYKLKHVPQSKDGIFWMSWQDFQIHFRSIYVCRXYPPEMRYSVHGQWRGYSAGGCQDYNSWHQNPQFRLRASGPDASYPIHVFITLTQGVSFSRTAAGFRNYQSSHDSQMFYIGMRILKTRGRRAAYNIYLHESVGGTDYVNSREISCEMVLEPEPKGYTIVPTTIHPGEEAPFVLSVFTKASVILEPL, from the exons ATGGAAGGGGATGGGGTTGCTCTGGCGTGTTTGATTTCTGGGATCCTTTTTGCAGTTTTGGGTTTAGCTTCATTTTCCATTCTCTGGGCTGTCAATTGGCGCCCATGGCGGATTTATAG TTGGATTTTCGCCCGAAAATGGCCGAGTATTTTACAAGGACCTCAACTGGGTATGCTATGTGCTCTTTTATCTCTAGTGGCATGGGCGATTGTTTTATCTCCAGTTGTGGTGCTTATCATGTGGGGATGCTGGCTAATCATAATATTAGGCAGAGATATTGTTGGTCTGGCAGTAATAATGGCCGGCATTGCTCTATTATTGGCATTCTATTCAATTATGCTTTGGTGGAGGACTCGATGGCAAAGCTCAA GGGCTGTTGCTTTTCTGCTTCTGCTGGCTGTTGCTCTGCTTTGTGCATATGAACTTTGTGCTGTTTATGTCACAGCTGGTTCCAGTGCGTCTGAGCGATATTCTCCTTCTGGATTTTTCTTTGGTGTATCAGCAATTGCCTTAGCAATCAATATGCTCTTTATATGCCGCATGGTCTTCAATG GAAATGGCTTGGATGTGGATGAGTATGTCCGGAGGGCTTATAAATTTGCATACTCTGATAGCATAGAAATGGGTCCTGTGTCTTGTTTACCAGAACCACCAGACCCAAACGAGTTATATCCTCGGGAGTTTAGTAG ggcTTCACATCTTGGACTTCTTTACCTTGGCTCCCTTGTTGTTCTTCTTGTCTACTCTATCCTATATGGTCTGACTGCAAAGGATGCACATTGGCTTGGGGCTATTACATCTGCCGCGGTTATAATTCTTG ATTGGAACATGGGAGCATGCTTGTATGGGTTTCAGCTTCTTAAAAGTCGTGTTGTTGCACTCTTTGTTGCTGGAACTACACGGGTTTTTCTCATTTGCTTTGGAGTGCATTATTG gTACTTGGGGCATTGTATTAGCTATGCAGTTGTAGCATCTGTCTTATTAGGTGCGGCGGTTTCTCGCCATTTTTCAGCTACAAACCCGTTAGCTGCCCGAAGAGATGCCTTGCAGAGCACTGTGATCCGTCTGAGGGAAGGTTTTCGTAGGAAGGAGCAAAATAGTTCTTCTAGTtcatctgatggttgtggctcaAGTGTCAAACGCAGTAGTAGTGTTGAAGGAGGTCATTCCACTAACATCATTGAAGGTAGTAGTCAGAGTATGGTTCAATGCTCTGATGCTAGTAATTGGAATAGCCTTGGATACATTCAAGaggggataaatagtgataagagtgtagacagtggaagaccaagtttagcaATGCATAACAGTTCTCATCACTCAGTTGTCCAAGAGAATGAAGTGGGAACGTTAGAGAAAAATATTGATCCCAATAGCTCTCTTATGGTTTGCTCCAGTGGTGGTCATGATAGCCAAGGTTGTGAGTCTAGTACATCAACTTCAGCAAATCAACAGATGTTGGATTTGAATTTAGCTCTTGCATTGCAAGAAAGGTTGAGTGATCCTAGGATTACATCAATGTTGAAAAGGAGGGCAAGACATGGTGATAGAGAACTGACTAGTTTATTGCAAGATAAAGGATTGGATCCTAATTTTGCCATGATGTTGAAGGAGAAGAGCTTGGATCCAACTATACTTGCATTACTTCAGAGAAGTAGCTTGGATGCAGATCGGGATCATCGAGACAATACTGATGTTACAATTGTTGATTCCAATAGTGTTGATAATGCTATGCCGAATCAAATCTCTCTGTCGGAAGAATTGAGACTCCAAGGGCTTGAAAAGTGGCTGAAGTTGTCCAGACTTGTTTTGCATCATATAGCAAGTACTCCAGAGCGAGCATGGGTACTGTTTAGTTTTGTCTTTATTATAGAAACAATCATTGTGGCAGTTTTTCGTCCAAAGACGATCAAAATTATAAATGCTACACATCAGCAA TTTGAATTTGGCTTTGCTGTGCTGCTTTTATCTCCTGTTGTCTGTTCAATCATGGCTTTTATTCGTTCACTTCAAGGAGAGGAAACACCCTTGACACCGAAACCTCGCAGG TATGGCTTTGTTGCTTGGCTGCTCAGCACCTCTGTCGGACTGCTGCTTTCTTTCCTAAG CAAGTCATCAGTGCTTCTTGGATTGTCCTTGACAGTGCCTCTCATTGTAGCCTGTCTCTCTGTTGCAATTCCTATATGGATCCGCAATGGCTACCAATTTTGGGTTCCACAAGTTCAGTGTGCAGGTTTTGCCGGAAATCATCGACATTCTGGGACAAAGGAG GTTGTTGTTCTTACTCTTTGCATAACAGTATTCGCTGGTTCTGTACTGGCACTGGGTGCAATAGTGTCTGTGAAGCCTCTAGATGATTTAAGATACAAGGGATTGACTGGTGAACAGAATAACTTTACCTCTCCTTATGCATCATCTGCTTACCTTGGTTGGGCAATGGCATCTGCAGTTGCTTTAGCAGTTACTGGTGTGCTTCCCATCGTTTCATGGTTTGCAACATACCGGTTCTCTCTCTCCTCTGCTATATGTGTCAGTATTTTCTCAg TTGTACTCGTCGCATTTTGTGGTGCCTCCTATTTGAAAATTGTGAAGTCTAGGGATGACCAGGTTCCTACAGCTGGTGATTTTCTTGCTGCCTTTCTTCCACTGGTGTGCATTCCAGCACTGCTATCTCTTTGCTCTGGATTACTTAAATG GAAAGATGATGGTTGGAAACTTTCTCGTGGTGTATATGTATTTGTTACTATTGGTCTTCTCCTTCTGCTTGCTGCAATTTCagctgttattgttgtaattaagCCATGGACA ATTGGGGCAGCATTTCTGTTATTACTTCTCTTGATTGTTCTAGCTATTGGGGTTATCCACCACTGGGCATCAAACAATTTCTATTTAACCAGGACTCAAATGTTCTTGGTTTGCTTCCTTGCTTTTCTTTTGGGTTTGGCAGCCTTTTTTGTTGGTTGGTTTCAAG ATAAACCTTTTATTGGAGCATCTGTTGGTTATTTTTCATTTCTGTTTCTGCTTGCTGGGAGAGCTTTGACG GTTCTTCTTTCACCTCCAATTGTTGTTTATTCTCCAAGAGTGCTTCCTGTATATGTTTATGATGCTCATGCAGATTGTGGAAAGAATGTCAG TGCCGCATTTCTTGTCCTGTATGGAATTGCACTTGCAACTGAAGGATGGGGTGTTGTAGCTAGCTTGACAATCTATCCACCATACGCTGGTGCTGCTGTATCTGCTGTAACCCTTGTTGTAGCCTTCGGCTTTGCTGTTTCTCGTCCATGCTTAACTCTGAAG ATGATGGAAGACGCGGTTCATTTTCTCAGCAAAGATACTGTTGTCCAAGCAATTTCTAGATCTGCTACTAAG ACAAGAAATGCTTTATCTGGAACATATTCCGCTCCCCAGAGGTCTGCTAGTTCAGCAGCTCTTTTGGTAGGAGACCCTGCTGCTACACTTGATAAGGGAGGGAACTTTGTGCTTCCTAGAGATGATGTCATGAAATTGAGAGATCGCCTGAGAAATGAGGAACTAGTTGCTGGATCATTCTTCCATAGAATGAGATATCATAGGGGGTTTAGGCGTGAACCAACCAATGATGTGGATTATAGAAGAGAAATGTGCGCTCATGCACGAATTTTAGCTTTGGAAGAGGCTATTGATACTGAATGGGTCTACATGTGGGATAAATTTGGTGGTTATTTACTGCTCTTGCTTGGTTTAACTGCTAAGGCAGAACGAGTACAG GATGAGGTGCGCTTGAGCCTTTTCCTTGACAGTATAGGGTTCTCGGATCTAAGTgccaagaaaatcaagaaatggATGCCAGAAGACCGTAGACAGTTTGAGATCATCCAGGAAAG TTATATAAGAGAGAAGGAGATGGAAGAGGAAATCTTGATGCAGAGGCGTGAAGAGGAGGGGAGAGGTAAAGAGAGAAGAAAAGCCCTTCTGGAGAAGGAAGAACGTAAATGGAAGGAGATTGAAGCTTCCCTCATTTCTTCTATTCCTAATGCTGGCAGCCGGGAGGCAGCAGCAATGGCTGCTGCAGTGCGTGCAGTAGGAGGTGATTCTGTTCTTGAGGATTCTTTTGCACGTGAGAGAGTTTCAAGCATTGCGCGTAGGATTCGTACAGCTCAATTAGCACGTAGAGCAGTTCAG ACGGGACTATCTGGTGCTGTTTGCATTCTTGATGATGAGCCTACAACAAGTGGCAGACACTGTGGTCAAATTGATCCAAGCATGTGTCAAAGTCAAAAGGTCAGCTTTTCGGTTGCAGTAATGATCCAACCGGAATCTGGTCCTGTTTGTCTATTAGGGACTGAATTCCGGAAAAAGGTCTGCTGGGAAATTTTGGTGGCGGGTTCTGAACAAGGTATTGAGGCTGGACAAGTTGGACTTAGATTGATTACTAAGGGTGACAGACAGACAACTGTTGCAAAGGAGTGGAGCATCAGTGCGACAAGTATTGCTGATGGAAG GTGGCATACTGTGACAATGACTATTGATGCTGATATAGGGGAGGCAACTTGTTATTTAGATGGTGGTTTTGATGGCTATCAAACTAGCTTACCTTTGTTTGTGGGTACTAGCATTTGGGAACAAGGGACTGAGGTTTGGGTTGGTGTTAGGCCTCCTATTGATATGGATGCATTTGGGAGGTCTGACAGTGAAGGAGCAGAGTCTAAGATGCATATAATGGATGTTTTCCTCTGGGGAAGGTGCTTAAATGAAGATGAGGTTGCTTCTCTTCATACTTCTATTTGCTCAACTGAGTTTAACTTGATTGATTTCCCAGAGGACAACTGGCATTGGGCAGATTCACCCCCAAGG GTTGATGAGTGGGATAGTGACCCTGCTGATGTTGACCTATATGATAGAGATGATGTAGATTGGGATGGTCAGTATTCAAGTGGTAGGAAAAGGAGGTCAGAACGCGAAGGTTTTGTTGTTCATGTGGATTCTTTTGCGAGAAGGTATAGGAAGCCTAGGATTGAAACGCAAGAAGAAATTAATCAGCGGATGCTCTCTGTTGAGTTGGCTGTCAAAGAAGCCCTCTCTGCTCGAGGTGAAATGCATTTTACTGACAATGAGTTCCCTCCAAATGATCAGTCACTTTTTATAGATCCAAGGTATCCTCCGTCAAAGTTGCAG GTTGTTTCGGAGTGGATGAGACCTGCTGAAATTGTTAAAGGTCATCTGGATTCTCGTCCATGCTTATTTTCTGGGGCTGCAAATCCTTCTGATGTTTGTCAG GGTCGATTGGGCGATTGTTGGTTTTTGAGTGCTGTCGCTGTTTTGACGGAGGTTTCGCAAATATCTGAAGTGATAATTACTCCAGAGTACAATGAGGAGGGAATCTACACCGTTCGCTTCTGTATTCAG GGTGAATGGGTCCCTGTTGTTGTTGATGATTGGATTCCATGTGAATCTCTCGGCAAGCCAGCATTTGCTACCAGCAGGAAGGGTAATGAACTATGGGTTTCTATATTGGAGAAGGCATATGCAAAACTGCATGGTTCTTATGAGGCACTAGAAGGTGGTCTCGTTCAGGATGCACTTGTTGATCTTACTGGAGGTGCTGGGGAAGAGATTGACATGAGAAGTCCCCAGGCCCAGATAGACCTTGCCAGTGGTAGACTATGGTCTCAATTGTTGCGGTTTAAACAAGAAGGATTTCTTCTTGGTGCTGGAAGTCCATCAGGCTCTGATGTGCATGTTTCTTCCAGTGGCATTGTGCAAGGACATGCATACTCATTACTGCAG GTAAGAGAGGTGGATGGGCACAAACTTGTTCAAATTCGAAACCCTTGGGCTAATGAAGTTGAATGGAATGGTCCCTGGTCTGATTCATCTTCAGAATGGACAGATAGGATGAGGTACAAGCTGAAGCATGTTCCTCAG TCAAAAGACGGTATATTCTGGATGTCATGGCAAGATTTTCAAATTCACTTCAGATCGATTTATGTATGTC TCTACCCTCCTGAGATGCGATATTCTGTTCATGGACAATGGCGTGGTTACAGTGCTGGTGGTTGTCAAGATTATAATTCATGGCATCAAAATCCCCAATTCAGATTGAGGGCAAGTGGTCCAGATGCTTCATATCCAATTCATGTATTCATCACCTTAACTCAG GGTGTTAGCTTCTCAAGAACGGCAGCTGGTTTTAGAAATTATCAATCTAGTCATGATTCACAGATGTTCTACATTGGAATGAGGATCCTCAAAACCCGTGGTCGTCGTGCTGCTTACAACATTTACCTACATGAATCAGTTGGTGGTACAGATTATGTTAATTCTCGAGAAATATCTTGTGAAATGGTTTTAGAGCCTGAACCAAAGGGTTACACAATAGTGCCTACAACCATACATCCCGGGGAAGAAGCACCATTTGTCCTTTCTGTATTCACAAAAGCATCTGTAATCTTGGAACCTTTGTAG
- the LOC107927101 gene encoding uncharacterized protein encodes MEMQGGKMEKDFVLQWGNRKRLRCFNKLKKQHQHQFGNSGGGTSTTPHSLPLPNKKMGSSPVANRLKMNSDLGTNKSRSALTSPEKEDRYYATRGSGSIVLEDNNTKVLMDHHHVKEDKGTVWPRLFTTLSNKEKEQDFMAMKGCKLPQRPKKRAKLIQRSILLVSPGTWLSDLCQERYQVREKKTSKKKPRGLKAMGSVESDSERD; translated from the exons ATGGAAATGCAAGGTGGGAAAATGGAGAAAGATTTCGTGTTGCAATGGGGAAACAGAAAGAGGCTAAGATGTTTCAACAAGCTTAAAAAACAGCACCAGCATCAGTTTGGCAACAGCGGCGGCGGCACCTCTACCACGCCGCACTCCTTACCTCTGCCCAACAAGAAGATGGGCTCCTCGCCTGTTGCCAATCGTCTCAAAAT GAATTCGGATTTGGGAACAAATAAGTCAAGATCGGCATTGACATCTCCGGAGAAGGAAGATAGGTACTATGCAACAAGGGGATCGGGTTCCATAGTGTTGGAAGACAATAATACCAAGGTTTTGATGGATCACCACCATGTTAAGGAAGATAAAGGGACTGTGTGGCCCAGATTGTTCACCACATTAtctaataaagaaaaagaacagGATTTCATGGCAATGAAGGGATGTAAGCTTCCTCAAAGGCCAAAGAAAAGGGCAAAGTTGATCCAGAGAAGCATTCTC TTGGTGAGCCCAGGGACATGGCTATCAGACCTGTGCCAGGAGAGGTATCAAGTCAGGGAGAAGAAAACTTCAAAGAAG AAACCAAGAGGATTGAAGGCCATGGGAAGTGTGGAAAGTGATTCTGAAAGAGATTGA
- the LOC107927152 gene encoding probable serine/threonine-protein kinase PBL16, with translation MGNCWCKWEPTIYKNPKSESPKEQERERREGSKLPSNPEEVEDLRGGDSAANPLIAFTFEELKIITANFRQDRVLGGGGFGNVYKGFIPEDLREGLQIQPLPLPVAVKVHDGDNSYQGHREWLAEVIFLGQLSHPNLVKLIGYCCQDDHRVLIYEYMPRGSVENNLFSRVLLPLPWSTRMKIALGAAKGLAFLHEADKPVIYRDFKTSNILLDLDYNAKLSDFGLAKDGPEGDKSHVSTRIMGTYGYAAPEYIMTGHLSPRSDVYSFGVVLLELLTGRKSLDKSRPAREQNLTDWALPLLKEKKKLLNIVDPRLQGDFPIKAFHKAAMLAYHCLNRNPKARPLMRDIVDSLDPLQLSHPLPIEKTIVTVSTEAASYSFVAYMDESSEHIVCGKPYNGIQ, from the exons ATGGGGAATTGTTGGTGTAAGTGGGAGCCTACCATATACAAAAATCCCAAATCAG AGTCTCCCAAGGAGCAAGAGAGAGAAAGGAGGGAAGGTAGTAAGTTGCCCTCAAACCCGGAAGAAGTAGAAGACCTACGTGGTGGTGATTCTGCAGCAAATCCATTAATAGCATTCACATTCGAAGAGTTGAAGATTATCACCGCAAATTTCAGGCAAGACCGTGTGTTGGGTGGAGGAGGTTTCGGAAACGTTTACAAAGGCTTCATCCCCGAGGACTTGAGGGAGGGTCTTCAGATTCAGCCCCTTCCTCTTCCCGTTGCTGTAAAAGTTCATGACGGTGATAACAGTTATCAAGGTCACCGAGAATGGCTG GCGGAGGTCATATTTCTGGGGCAGCTGTCGCATCCGAATTTGGTGAAACTAATTGGATACTGCTGCCAAGATGACCATCGGGTACTTATATACGAGTATATGCCTCGTGGTAGTGTGGAAAACAATCTTTTTTCAA GAGTATTGCTTCCCCTTCCGTGGTCAACTAGAATGAAAATCGCATTGGGTGCTGCAAAAGGACTCGCCTTTCTCCATGAAGCAGACAAACCCGTCATCTACCGCGATTTTAAGACTTCTAATATTCTACTTGACCTG GATTACAACGCCAAGCTCTCTGATTTTGGCCTAGCGAAAGATGGACCCGAGGGAGACAAATCTCACGTCTCGACTCGCATAATGGGTACATATGGATATGCGGCACCTGAGTACATCATGACTG GACATTTGAGTCCTCGCAGCGATGTGTACAGCTTCGGTGTTGTCCTTCTGGAACTGCTTACAGGAAGGAAATCTCTGGACAAATCACGGCCAGCCCGCGAACAAAACCTTACAGATTGGGCTCTTCctctacttaaagagaagaagaagTTACTGAACATAGTAGATCCTAGATTACAAGGAGATTTCCCCATCAAAGCCTTTCACAAAGCTGCCATGCTAGCTTATCATTGCCTCAACCGGAACCCCAAAGCAAGGCCTCTCATGCGAGATATAGTTGATTCCTTGGACCCTCTTCAGCTTTCTCACCCGCTTCCCATAGAAAAAACTATCGTCACCGTCTCTACTGAG GCAGCTTCTTATTCATTTGTTGCTTACATGGATGAATCTAGTGAGCATATTGTTTGTGGGAAGCCATATAATGGAATACAATAA